In one Pseudarthrobacter oxydans genomic region, the following are encoded:
- a CDS encoding alpha/beta fold hydrolase → MSESSTPSPPAAFSYPGHGPNARTGVAICHGFTGSPLSLLPWAEHLASQGYAVTVPLLPGHGTDWRQLAGTRWGDWYRSFEAAYLELEGRTDTTFVAGLSMGGAIALLTASRHNVAGVSVVNPGLSFYDRRVRVIGVLKYFQRTTLPIQEEQPTAAATNDGDYSRTPLAAVHELKRLFGAAARCLPTVAAPVQVFKSRTDAVVPPTSLALLRKGLGGNLAEVVDLHSSGHVATLDVDAPEIHAKSSAFFHALARQKTSLETP, encoded by the coding sequence ATGAGCGAAAGCAGCACCCCGTCCCCTCCTGCCGCTTTCAGCTATCCCGGCCACGGACCCAATGCACGCACCGGTGTGGCCATCTGCCACGGCTTTACCGGCAGCCCGCTCAGCCTGCTGCCGTGGGCTGAGCACCTCGCTTCGCAGGGTTATGCGGTCACCGTTCCCCTGCTGCCGGGCCACGGAACCGACTGGCGCCAACTGGCAGGGACACGCTGGGGCGACTGGTACCGCAGCTTTGAGGCTGCCTACCTGGAGTTGGAAGGACGGACCGACACAACCTTTGTGGCCGGACTCTCGATGGGCGGCGCCATAGCGCTGCTGACCGCTTCCCGGCACAACGTGGCCGGAGTGTCCGTGGTCAACCCGGGCCTGAGTTTCTACGACCGGCGGGTCCGGGTGATCGGCGTACTGAAGTATTTCCAGCGGACAACCCTTCCTATCCAGGAGGAACAGCCGACGGCGGCAGCCACCAATGACGGCGACTATTCACGCACTCCCCTGGCGGCAGTGCACGAACTGAAGAGACTTTTTGGTGCGGCGGCGCGGTGCCTGCCCACGGTGGCTGCCCCGGTCCAGGTGTTCAAGTCGCGCACGGACGCGGTGGTTCCGCCAACTTCGCTGGCACTGCTCCGAAAAGGCCTGGGCGGAAACCTTGCTGAAGTGGTGGACCTCCACAGCAGCGGACATGTGGCTACGCTGGACGTGGACGCGCCGGAGATCCATGCAAAATCCAGCGCTTTCTTCCACGCCCTCGCCCGCCAGAAGACCTCATTGGAGACCCCATGA
- a CDS encoding lysophospholipid acyltransferase family protein, translated as MFYWVMKRIFLGPVLKLLFRPWVKGLDNIPAEGAAIIASNHLSFSDSIFMPLMVRRPVVFLAKSEYFTGTGIKGRLTALFFRLTNQLPMDRSGGAASAASLSAGMEVLNHGGLLGIYPEGTRSPDSKLYRGKVGVARLALQAGVPVIPVAMIGTDKVQPIGKRLPNIRRIGMIFGEPLDFSRYRDQAEDRDIQRKVTDQIMFELMRLSGQEYVDEYAAVVKLRLAGRPPEPVAAAEPLVSPAPAAAGAGSPSGDAGPAEGAGGLRKAEDDGGAAARE; from the coding sequence GTGTTCTATTGGGTCATGAAGCGGATTTTCCTTGGTCCTGTGCTGAAGCTTCTTTTCCGCCCCTGGGTTAAGGGGCTGGACAATATTCCTGCCGAGGGCGCGGCCATTATCGCCTCCAACCACCTGTCGTTTTCCGATTCGATTTTCATGCCGCTGATGGTGCGGCGCCCCGTGGTCTTCCTGGCCAAATCGGAGTACTTCACCGGAACCGGGATCAAGGGCAGGCTGACCGCGCTGTTCTTCCGCCTGACCAACCAGTTGCCCATGGACCGGTCCGGCGGGGCTGCATCGGCCGCCTCGCTGAGTGCCGGAATGGAGGTCCTCAACCACGGCGGCCTGCTGGGCATCTACCCCGAGGGCACCCGGAGTCCGGACTCGAAGCTGTACAGGGGCAAGGTGGGCGTGGCCAGGCTCGCGCTGCAGGCCGGAGTTCCGGTGATTCCGGTGGCCATGATCGGCACGGACAAGGTGCAGCCCATCGGCAAGCGGCTGCCAAACATCCGCAGGATCGGCATGATCTTTGGTGAGCCGCTTGACTTCAGCCGGTATCGGGACCAGGCAGAGGACCGGGATATCCAGCGGAAAGTCACGGACCAGATCATGTTCGAACTGATGCGGCTCTCCGGGCAGGAATACGTGGATGAGTACGCCGCCGTCGTGAAGCTCCGGCTGGCGGGAAGGCCCCCCGAACCCGTGGCCGCCGCGGAACCCCTGGTGTCGCCGGCGCCTGCCGCGGCCGGTGCCGGGAGTCCGTCCGGCGATGCGGGCCCGGCGGAAGGCGCCGGAGGCCTCCGGAAAGCGGAGGACGACGGCGGGGCTGCCGCCAGGGAATGA
- a CDS encoding class II 3-deoxy-7-phosphoheptulonate synthase produces MVTELSAKPAFSLSSTAQSGAANYPGLDDWRDLPISQQPSWQDRDVFEASVKELSVLPPLVFAGEVDVLRERLAAAAQGKAFLLQGGDCAETFEAATADKISARVKTILQMAVVLTYGAAMPVIKMGRMAGQFAKPRSSNDETRDGVTLPAYRGDIVNGYDFTPESRGHDASRMLRAYHTSASTLNLIRAFTQGGFADLRSVHQWNKGFTENPAHARYESLARDIDRAIKFMASCGADFEALKRVEFFASHEALLLDYERALTRIDSRTGFPYDTSAHFLWIGERTRELDHAHVDFLSRVRNPIGVKLGPSTTGDDALRLIDKLDPEREPGRLTFITRMGAGNIREKLPAVVEKVTASGAQVLWVTDPMHGNTVTSPNGYKTRNFDDVIDEVRGFFEVHHALGTVPGGLHVEMTGDDVAECLGGADPVDQDAFLDRYESVCDPRLNHMQSLEMAFLVAGALAKH; encoded by the coding sequence ATGGTGACTGAGCTATCTGCAAAACCCGCCTTTTCGCTGTCCAGCACCGCCCAGAGCGGAGCAGCCAACTATCCCGGACTCGACGACTGGCGGGACCTCCCCATTTCCCAGCAGCCCAGCTGGCAGGACCGGGACGTGTTTGAAGCCTCCGTGAAGGAGCTCTCCGTACTTCCTCCCCTGGTGTTCGCCGGCGAGGTGGACGTCCTCCGCGAACGCCTGGCTGCCGCTGCCCAGGGCAAGGCTTTCCTCCTGCAGGGCGGTGACTGCGCGGAGACCTTCGAGGCCGCGACGGCGGACAAGATCAGCGCGCGCGTCAAGACCATCCTCCAGATGGCTGTGGTGCTCACGTACGGTGCGGCCATGCCGGTCATCAAGATGGGCCGCATGGCGGGCCAGTTCGCCAAGCCCCGTTCCTCCAACGACGAAACCCGCGACGGCGTGACCTTGCCCGCCTACCGCGGCGACATCGTCAACGGGTACGACTTCACGCCGGAGTCCCGGGGCCACGACGCCTCGCGCATGCTCCGCGCCTACCACACGTCCGCTTCCACGCTGAACCTCATCCGCGCCTTCACCCAGGGCGGGTTCGCCGACCTGCGCTCGGTGCACCAGTGGAACAAGGGCTTCACCGAGAACCCGGCACACGCACGCTATGAGTCCCTGGCCCGCGACATTGACCGCGCCATCAAGTTCATGGCCTCCTGCGGCGCCGACTTTGAGGCGCTCAAGCGCGTCGAGTTCTTCGCCAGCCACGAAGCCCTGCTGCTGGACTACGAGCGCGCGCTGACCCGGATCGATTCCCGCACCGGATTCCCCTACGACACCTCCGCGCACTTCCTCTGGATCGGGGAGCGGACCCGCGAACTGGACCACGCGCACGTCGACTTCCTGTCGCGGGTGCGGAACCCCATCGGCGTGAAGCTGGGCCCGTCCACCACCGGCGACGATGCGCTCCGCCTGATTGACAAGCTTGACCCGGAGCGCGAACCCGGCCGGCTGACCTTCATCACCCGCATGGGTGCGGGCAACATCCGCGAGAAGCTGCCCGCCGTCGTCGAGAAGGTCACCGCGTCAGGCGCGCAGGTGCTCTGGGTTACCGACCCCATGCACGGCAACACCGTCACGTCCCCCAACGGGTACAAGACACGCAACTTCGACGACGTCATTGACGAAGTGCGCGGCTTCTTCGAAGTGCACCACGCCCTTGGCACCGTTCCCGGCGGCCTGCACGTTGAAATGACCGGCGACGACGTCGCGGAGTGCCTTGGCGGCGCCGACCCGGTGGACCAGGACGCCTTCCTGGACCGCTACGAGTCAGTCTGCGATCCGCGGCTGAACCACATGCAGTCGCTGGAAATGGCGTTCCTGGTGGCCGGCGCCCTCGCCAAGCACTAG
- a CDS encoding protein kinase domain-containing protein: MQEHVSDPLVGTLVDNRYAVRSKLARGGMSTVYLATDQRLERDVALKVLHPHLSADENFLGRLGREAKAAARLSHPHVVGVLDQGNDGRTAYLVMEYIRGHTLRDVIAEKGALPPRLALALIDPVVEGLGAAHAAGFIHRDVKPENVLISDDGRIKIGDFGLARAVTTSTSTGALLGTVAYLPPELVLGKPADARSDIYSVGIMLFEMLTGQQPFNGEVPIQVAYQHVNGTVGPPSALVPGLAAEVDELVQWCTSNDPENRPVDGNALLQELRHIRTNLTDAELDLHPPAAAAGGAMAHSRVPAPPTDPGRFQDPGHQNPTEVIGRANNPTTVMPFGKPAAPAYPPSQGQPRYAGHAQPEAARHTLTPPGDDVEPWSPPPPTLGKRAQRKADKEDERARARAAATPARTLREGSPRRRGILWIVVLLIAALLATGAGWFFGMGPGAAATIPSVANKTVAQAQQLLDEAGFRSTTKDIFDDDVPSGLVVGSEPAAGAEIRKFQPVSLLVSKGPQLFPLPKLAGGTLEQAKTGLNAAEMALGPVTEQFHEKVPAGTVLSQDPAPGTAVRHGTPVSLVVSKGPEPIPVPSVVGQDEKDAVDAIEEAGLTAEVAREEVFSRDVPKGAVVSQAPATGTLTRGGTVTLTISKGPRMVQVPSFIGKQAADARKALEGLGFQVRVNNILGGFFGTVRDQDPVNKEVPEGSVVTLTVV, from the coding sequence GTGCAGGAACACGTGTCAGACCCCCTTGTTGGGACACTGGTGGACAACCGGTATGCCGTCAGGTCCAAGCTTGCGCGGGGCGGAATGTCCACTGTCTACCTGGCCACGGACCAGCGGTTGGAACGGGACGTGGCGCTCAAGGTGCTGCATCCGCACCTTTCGGCAGACGAGAATTTCCTGGGCAGGCTGGGGCGGGAGGCGAAGGCGGCAGCCAGGTTGTCCCACCCCCATGTAGTGGGGGTGCTCGACCAGGGGAACGACGGCCGCACCGCGTATCTGGTCATGGAATACATCAGGGGCCACACACTTCGTGACGTCATCGCCGAGAAGGGTGCGCTGCCGCCCCGACTTGCCCTCGCGCTGATCGACCCGGTGGTTGAAGGACTAGGCGCTGCGCATGCCGCCGGCTTCATCCATCGTGACGTCAAACCGGAAAACGTCCTGATTTCCGACGATGGACGGATCAAAATTGGAGATTTCGGGCTGGCACGCGCCGTCACCACTTCCACGAGCACCGGCGCCCTGCTCGGAACAGTTGCGTACCTCCCCCCAGAGCTCGTCCTTGGAAAGCCGGCGGACGCGCGCAGCGACATCTACTCCGTGGGCATCATGCTGTTCGAAATGCTCACGGGGCAGCAGCCGTTTAACGGCGAGGTCCCCATCCAGGTGGCGTACCAGCATGTGAACGGGACAGTGGGACCGCCTTCGGCCCTGGTTCCCGGACTGGCTGCTGAAGTGGACGAGCTGGTGCAGTGGTGCACCTCCAATGATCCGGAAAACCGGCCCGTGGACGGGAACGCGCTGCTCCAGGAGCTTCGGCATATCCGGACCAACCTCACCGATGCGGAGCTGGACCTGCATCCGCCGGCGGCTGCGGCCGGAGGCGCCATGGCCCATTCCCGGGTTCCCGCACCGCCCACCGATCCCGGGCGGTTCCAGGATCCTGGCCACCAGAACCCCACAGAGGTAATCGGCCGGGCCAACAATCCAACAACTGTGATGCCGTTTGGCAAGCCGGCTGCGCCCGCCTACCCGCCGTCACAGGGCCAGCCTCGTTACGCCGGTCATGCCCAACCCGAAGCTGCCCGGCACACCCTCACACCGCCCGGCGACGATGTCGAGCCGTGGTCTCCACCGCCTCCGACGCTGGGCAAGCGCGCCCAGCGCAAGGCGGACAAGGAGGACGAGAGGGCACGGGCCCGTGCGGCCGCCACCCCGGCCCGCACGCTGCGTGAGGGCAGCCCGCGCCGCCGGGGAATCCTGTGGATAGTTGTCCTGCTGATTGCTGCCCTCCTGGCAACCGGGGCGGGCTGGTTCTTCGGCATGGGCCCGGGCGCTGCCGCCACCATCCCTTCCGTGGCCAACAAGACAGTGGCGCAGGCACAGCAGCTCCTGGACGAGGCCGGGTTCCGGTCCACCACCAAGGACATTTTCGACGACGACGTGCCCTCAGGCCTCGTGGTGGGCAGCGAACCCGCGGCGGGCGCCGAAATCCGCAAGTTCCAGCCGGTCTCGCTACTTGTTTCCAAGGGTCCCCAGCTGTTCCCGCTGCCGAAGCTGGCCGGCGGCACCTTGGAGCAGGCCAAGACTGGCCTCAACGCGGCGGAAATGGCGCTCGGCCCGGTGACGGAACAGTTTCATGAGAAGGTCCCTGCCGGCACAGTCCTGTCCCAGGACCCCGCTCCCGGTACGGCCGTCCGGCATGGCACGCCCGTCAGCCTGGTGGTTTCAAAGGGTCCCGAGCCCATTCCTGTCCCTTCGGTGGTGGGCCAGGACGAGAAGGATGCCGTTGATGCCATCGAGGAGGCCGGCCTCACGGCTGAGGTTGCGCGCGAGGAAGTGTTCAGCAGGGACGTCCCGAAGGGCGCGGTTGTCAGCCAGGCTCCGGCTACCGGAACGCTTACCCGCGGCGGCACCGTCACGCTGACCATTTCCAAGGGACCCCGGATGGTGCAGGTGCCCAGCTTCATCGGCAAGCAGGCCGCTGATGCCCGGAAGGCCTTGGAGGGCCTGGGCTTCCAGGTACGCGTGAACAATATCCTGGGCGGCTTCTTCGGCACGGTCCGGGACCAGGATCCGGTTAACAAGGAGGTTCCGGAGGGATCAGTCGTTACCCTGACGGTGGTGTAG
- a CDS encoding lytic transglycosylase domain-containing protein, whose product MTMSRSHKQPPKPSLPMLAATTAALPAVVLSSLALAQPAAAVQPVRAIPGTLAAAMKAQAAKATAAVIPASAVSTAIPAAFRPTQPQAPAEYTIARGDTISAIAGKFGLNTADILKLNNLQPNTIIYPGQKIKLSGSAAAPAAPAAAPAPAAPAAASGATYTVKAGDTLGAIAARHNVGLADVFAWNNLSMRSIIYPGQKIKVGAGETAPAPAAAPASAGLASTSAPAAPVPAAPAPAPASGSYTVKAGDTLSAIATRHGVKLSELLSANRLSMTSVIYPGNKLAIPGGSAQPAAPQPAASVTPLVPSSFLGFSYPSAVVSSANENKALLNASPVPSRSEMRNIVADTARRMGVEPSLALAFAHQESGFDQRAVSPANAIGTMQVIPSSGQWASDLVGRKLNLLDPYDNATAGVAIIRRLLATSKDTDTAIAGYYQGQYSVSKYGMYDDTKAYVAAIKAHQKNFG is encoded by the coding sequence ATGACGATGTCCCGCTCGCACAAGCAGCCCCCGAAGCCGAGCCTGCCAATGCTTGCTGCCACCACTGCGGCGTTGCCAGCGGTTGTATTGTCATCCTTGGCCTTGGCCCAGCCCGCTGCAGCCGTGCAACCAGTCCGTGCCATCCCGGGAACGCTTGCCGCAGCCATGAAAGCCCAGGCTGCAAAAGCCACTGCGGCGGTCATCCCCGCCTCCGCCGTGTCCACTGCCATCCCGGCCGCCTTTAGGCCTACCCAGCCGCAGGCGCCCGCCGAGTACACCATTGCGCGCGGCGATACCATCAGTGCGATCGCTGGAAAGTTCGGCCTCAACACCGCTGACATCCTGAAACTGAACAACCTCCAGCCGAACACCATCATTTACCCGGGCCAGAAGATCAAGCTCTCAGGCTCAGCCGCTGCGCCGGCCGCCCCCGCTGCCGCTCCTGCACCTGCCGCTCCCGCCGCGGCATCCGGTGCCACCTATACCGTCAAGGCAGGCGACACGCTGGGCGCCATTGCGGCCCGGCATAACGTGGGCCTGGCTGACGTATTTGCCTGGAACAACCTCAGCATGCGCTCCATCATCTACCCGGGCCAGAAGATCAAGGTGGGCGCCGGCGAAACTGCCCCGGCCCCCGCTGCCGCTCCTGCTTCGGCAGGCCTGGCCTCAACGTCCGCGCCGGCTGCGCCGGTACCGGCCGCTCCGGCTCCGGCGCCGGCTTCCGGCTCCTACACGGTGAAAGCCGGAGATACCCTTTCGGCCATCGCCACGCGCCACGGCGTAAAACTCTCCGAACTGCTCTCTGCCAACCGCCTGAGCATGACCAGTGTCATCTACCCGGGCAACAAACTGGCCATCCCTGGAGGCTCGGCCCAGCCGGCGGCCCCGCAGCCGGCTGCCTCAGTGACGCCCCTCGTCCCAAGTTCATTCCTCGGATTCAGTTACCCTTCTGCGGTGGTCAGCTCGGCCAACGAGAACAAAGCCCTGCTGAACGCCTCTCCGGTGCCCTCCCGCAGCGAGATGCGGAACATCGTGGCTGACACCGCGCGCAGGATGGGCGTGGAACCCTCGCTCGCCCTTGCATTTGCGCACCAGGAATCCGGGTTTGACCAGCGCGCAGTGTCTCCGGCGAACGCCATCGGAACCATGCAGGTCATCCCGAGCTCCGGGCAGTGGGCATCGGATCTGGTGGGGCGCAAGCTGAACCTCCTGGACCCCTACGACAATGCAACGGCCGGCGTCGCCATCATCCGCCGTCTCCTCGCCACCAGCAAGGACACGGACACTGCCATTGCGGGCTACTACCAGGGCCAATACTCAGTGAGCAAATACGGGATGTACGACGACACCAAGGCCTACGTCGCCGCCATCAAGGCCCACCAGAAGAACTTCGGCTGA
- a CDS encoding Rv2175c family DNA-binding protein, with protein MSNVEELVGEWLPLPDVARLLDVSITRVHSLLDERALAALRVGERRIRSVPAEFIQDGQVVDSLKGTIVVLADAGYSDEDLIVWLFTPDESLRGRPIDALREGRKTEIRRRAQTLAW; from the coding sequence GTGAGTAATGTAGAAGAGCTTGTGGGCGAATGGTTGCCCCTACCCGACGTCGCCCGTTTATTGGATGTTTCCATCACCAGGGTTCACAGCCTGCTTGATGAGCGTGCCCTTGCGGCATTGCGTGTCGGGGAACGAAGAATCCGTTCCGTGCCGGCCGAGTTTATCCAGGACGGCCAGGTTGTAGACAGCCTCAAGGGCACGATTGTTGTCCTGGCTGACGCCGGGTATTCCGATGAGGACCTGATCGTTTGGCTTTTTACCCCGGATGAATCGCTGCGGGGACGGCCCATTGACGCCCTGCGCGAGGGCCGCAAAACGGAAATCAGGCGACGGGCCCAAACCCTCGCCTGGTAA
- a CDS encoding polyprenyl synthetase family protein, whose product MTAAEQLRNEQADFVAAVAGELTGFLTSRQAIMSGISPDIEPLMGSISNLVTGGKRLRALMCYWGWRGAGGQPAAQQVVTAGAALELFQAAALIHDDIIDRSDTRRGGPSVHRRFSELHGSRGWALDSERFGHAAAILTGDLCLSFSEEAFTDIGERAAAGTRARLIFNLMRAEVMAGQYLDILEEVAGPVRDRAGAVTRAQSIIRFKSAKYSTEHPLALGGALAGASDELLRGYSAFALPLGEAFQLRDDVLGVFGDPLTTGKPAGDDLREGKRTVLVALALDQASAAESAFIDARLGSPDLSEEDILELRRIIEESGALAATEVLINEFGAAAFEALESLPLDELPKTALRRLAEATVSRAS is encoded by the coding sequence GTGACGGCAGCGGAACAGCTGAGGAATGAACAGGCGGACTTCGTTGCGGCGGTTGCCGGTGAGCTGACGGGGTTCCTCACCTCCCGGCAGGCCATCATGTCCGGCATCTCTCCGGATATCGAACCCCTCATGGGTTCCATCTCCAACCTGGTCACGGGCGGTAAGCGCCTGCGCGCGCTGATGTGCTACTGGGGCTGGCGGGGCGCGGGCGGACAGCCCGCCGCGCAACAGGTGGTGACCGCAGGCGCCGCACTGGAATTGTTCCAGGCGGCGGCCCTGATCCACGACGACATCATCGACCGGTCGGATACCAGGCGGGGCGGCCCAAGCGTCCACCGCCGTTTCAGCGAACTGCACGGGTCGCGGGGCTGGGCGCTGGACAGCGAACGGTTCGGGCACGCGGCGGCAATCCTGACAGGTGACCTGTGCCTCTCCTTCAGCGAAGAGGCGTTCACGGACATTGGCGAGCGGGCAGCCGCCGGCACCAGGGCCAGGCTGATTTTCAACCTCATGCGGGCGGAGGTGATGGCCGGCCAGTACTTGGACATCCTGGAAGAAGTTGCCGGTCCGGTAAGGGACCGGGCCGGGGCCGTTACCCGCGCACAGTCCATCATCCGGTTCAAGTCCGCAAAATACTCCACGGAGCATCCACTGGCCCTGGGTGGAGCATTGGCAGGAGCCTCGGATGAGCTGCTCCGCGGCTACTCCGCTTTTGCGTTGCCCTTGGGCGAAGCCTTCCAACTCCGGGACGACGTGCTGGGTGTCTTCGGTGATCCGCTGACAACCGGCAAGCCTGCCGGGGACGATTTGCGGGAAGGAAAGCGCACTGTGCTGGTTGCCCTGGCGCTGGACCAGGCATCGGCAGCCGAGTCTGCCTTCATCGACGCCAGGCTTGGCAGCCCGGACCTCTCCGAAGAGGACATCCTTGAACTCCGGCGCATTATCGAGGAATCCGGTGCGTTGGCGGCCACCGAAGTCCTCATCAATGAATTCGGAGCGGCCGCATTCGAGGCGCTTGAATCGCTCCCCCTGGACGAACTGCCGAAAACCGCCCTGCGGAGGCTGGCTGAAGCTACAGTCAGCCGCGCCTCCTGA
- the dinB gene encoding DNA polymerase IV — translation MGPEGKNQPPGARLPGRRRKCIMHVDMDAFYVSVELRTRPELMGRPVIVGFPADRSVVLSASYEARAFGVKSAMPMAVAARMCPHAVIIEPRHKLYYEVSAQLMGIFESITELVEPLSVDEAFLDVTGAIRRLGAPKGIGEMIRRQVSSELGITASVGIAESKFVAKIASTRCKPDGLLMIAPDETVPYLHSLPVGALWGVGAKTAEVLARMGIRTVADVAATPVSSLKKMLGATGEHVHQLSWGIDPRPVTPVRLEKSIGAEETFAVDTADDALLHRELLRLSHRTAARLRSSGMVARTVALKLRFADFSTITRSRTVQTPVDSAQLIYAVALQLLESVGDRAMTVRLVGVRAEQLEDAARTSLQLSIDRRDDNWRAAEQALDEVARKFGSKSVLPARLMEPGNTPE, via the coding sequence GTGGGGCCCGAAGGTAAGAACCAGCCGCCCGGAGCGCGCCTTCCGGGACGCAGGCGCAAGTGCATCATGCACGTGGACATGGATGCCTTCTATGTCTCGGTGGAGCTGCGGACCCGTCCTGAACTCATGGGCAGGCCCGTCATCGTCGGGTTCCCCGCGGACCGTTCCGTGGTCCTTTCAGCCTCCTACGAAGCCAGGGCATTCGGCGTGAAGTCGGCCATGCCGATGGCCGTGGCCGCCCGCATGTGCCCCCACGCGGTCATCATCGAACCGCGCCACAAGCTGTACTACGAAGTGTCCGCCCAGCTGATGGGCATTTTCGAATCCATTACGGAGCTCGTCGAACCCCTCAGCGTCGATGAGGCCTTCCTCGACGTCACCGGCGCCATCAGGCGCCTGGGTGCGCCGAAGGGAATTGGGGAAATGATCCGGCGGCAGGTTAGCTCTGAGCTGGGCATCACGGCGTCGGTGGGGATAGCGGAATCAAAATTCGTGGCGAAAATTGCCTCCACCCGCTGCAAGCCGGACGGACTGCTCATGATCGCGCCCGATGAGACCGTGCCGTATCTTCATAGCCTGCCGGTCGGCGCCCTGTGGGGAGTAGGTGCCAAGACGGCGGAGGTACTCGCAAGGATGGGCATCAGGACCGTTGCGGACGTGGCGGCAACGCCGGTCTCTTCGCTGAAGAAGATGCTGGGCGCCACGGGGGAGCATGTCCACCAGCTTTCCTGGGGCATAGACCCCCGGCCCGTCACCCCGGTCCGGCTGGAGAAGAGTATCGGGGCGGAAGAAACGTTTGCCGTTGACACCGCCGACGACGCCCTGCTCCACCGGGAACTGCTGCGCCTCTCCCACCGCACGGCCGCGCGCCTGAGGAGTTCAGGCATGGTGGCCCGGACCGTCGCCCTGAAGCTCCGGTTCGCGGACTTCTCCACCATCACGCGCAGCAGGACGGTCCAGACTCCCGTGGACAGCGCCCAGCTGATCTACGCAGTCGCCCTGCAGCTGCTCGAGTCCGTGGGGGACAGGGCAATGACCGTTCGGCTTGTGGGGGTGCGCGCCGAGCAGCTCGAAGACGCTGCCCGGACCTCGCTTCAGCTCAGCATCGACCGGCGGGACGACAACTGGCGGGCGGCTGAGCAGGCACTCGACGAAGTGGCACGCAAATTCGGCAGCAAGTCCGTCCTTCCCGCCCGCCTCATGGAGCCCGGAAACACCCCCGAATAA
- a CDS encoding DUF3040 domain-containing protein produces MPLSEHEQKLLEQLEKQLHEDDPKFANSMGSDPGRSWSTRHVVIGVLCALAGVFLLLVGVTLQNIFVGVLGFVVMGGGVYFATMRSSSAGAKPGSKAGGRKPGKSRSSFMSSLEERWDERRRGEP; encoded by the coding sequence ATGCCGCTGTCGGAGCACGAACAGAAGCTGCTTGAGCAGCTGGAGAAGCAGCTTCACGAGGACGACCCGAAGTTCGCGAATTCCATGGGTTCAGACCCGGGGCGTTCATGGTCCACGAGGCACGTGGTGATTGGCGTCCTCTGCGCCCTGGCTGGCGTCTTCCTGCTACTCGTGGGTGTCACTCTCCAAAACATCTTCGTCGGAGTCCTGGGCTTTGTGGTGATGGGCGGCGGCGTCTATTTCGCCACCATGCGGAGCAGTTCGGCCGGGGCGAAGCCGGGATCCAAGGCCGGCGGCCGAAAGCCGGGGAAGTCCAGGAGTTCCTTTATGAGCAGCCTTGAGGAACGGTGGGATGAAAGGCGCAGGGGAGAACCCTAA
- the mraZ gene encoding division/cell wall cluster transcriptional repressor MraZ, whose amino-acid sequence MFLGTHSPRLDEKGRIILPAKFREELASGLVLTRGQERCIYVFSEKEFARVHEQMREAPISSKQARDYIRVFLSGASDEVPDKQGRVTIPPALREYAGLGRELAVIGAGSRAEIWDAQAWNEYLAEKETAFSETDDPIPGIL is encoded by the coding sequence GTGTTTCTGGGCACTCACTCGCCACGTCTGGATGAAAAGGGACGGATCATTCTCCCCGCCAAGTTCCGGGAGGAACTTGCCAGCGGGCTGGTGCTCACAAGGGGCCAGGAACGTTGCATCTACGTCTTCAGCGAGAAGGAATTTGCGCGGGTCCACGAGCAAATGCGGGAGGCGCCAATCTCCTCTAAGCAGGCACGCGACTATATCCGCGTCTTTCTCTCTGGAGCCTCTGACGAGGTACCTGACAAGCAGGGGCGCGTTACCATTCCACCCGCGCTCCGGGAATACGCAGGCCTCGGCAGGGAACTCGCCGTGATAGGCGCCGGATCCCGGGCCGAGATCTGGGACGCCCAGGCTTGGAATGAATACCTCGCGGAGAAGGAAACAGCCTTCTCTGAAACTGATGACCCCATTCCGGGCATTCTCTGA